From the genome of Gammaproteobacteria bacterium, one region includes:
- a CDS encoding NADP-dependent isocitrate dehydrogenase produces MTTAKIIYTLTDEAPALATYSLLPIVQAFTKAANVVVETRDISLAGRTLAAFPDFLTPEQRRPDDLAELGELAQTPDANIIKLPNISASVPQLTAAIKELQGQGYALPNYPEEPRNDEERRIKERYAKVLGSAVNPVLREGNSDRRVAAAVKQYAKNHPHSMGEWSPDSKSHVAHMSRGDFYSSEQSAVLEKAGELRIELTDASGEKHVLKDRVEVLDGETIAAAVMSCRELRAFYEKEIDDAKSQGVLLSLHLKATMMKVSDPIMFGHAVTVYYRDVFEKYATLFDELGVEPNNGIGDVYAKIESLPREKRAAIEEEIGAVYRKRPPLAMVDSDKGITNLHVPSNVIIDASMPAAIRSSGKMWGPDGRLHDTKAMIPDRCYAGIYQAVIDDCKQHGAFDVRTMGNVANVGLMAQKAEEYGSHDKTFEISTPGTVRVLDADGRVLTEHAVEAGDIWRMCQTKDVAVRDWVKLAVSRARATGAAAIFWLDEQRAYDRNIIEKTRRYLAEHDTSGLDITIMSPIDAMRATLARVRRGEDTISVTGNVLRDYLTDLFPILELGTSAKMLSIVPLLAGGGLYETGAGGSAPKHVQQFLAENYLRWDSLGEFLALAVSIEDLGRKTGNGRALVIAEALDRANGLVLENNKSPARKLGGLDNRGSHFYLALYWSRALADQTSDPGLRTAFAPIAERLERDEAKIVAELTAVQGHPVDIGGYYHPDPVLVAKAMRPSPTFNAVIDGM; encoded by the coding sequence ATGACGACCGCAAAGATCATTTATACGCTCACGGACGAGGCGCCGGCGCTGGCCACGTACTCGTTGCTTCCGATCGTGCAGGCGTTCACGAAGGCCGCGAACGTGGTTGTCGAGACGCGCGACATCTCGCTCGCCGGACGAACGCTCGCAGCGTTCCCGGATTTCCTCACGCCGGAGCAGCGGCGGCCCGACGATCTCGCGGAGCTCGGCGAGCTCGCGCAAACGCCGGACGCGAACATCATCAAGCTGCCGAACATCAGCGCGTCCGTTCCGCAGCTTACTGCCGCGATCAAGGAGCTGCAGGGGCAGGGCTACGCGCTTCCGAATTATCCGGAGGAGCCGCGAAACGACGAGGAAAGGCGCATCAAGGAGCGCTACGCGAAGGTGCTCGGCAGCGCGGTCAACCCGGTGCTACGGGAAGGCAACTCCGACCGGCGCGTGGCGGCGGCCGTCAAGCAGTATGCGAAGAACCATCCGCACTCGATGGGCGAGTGGAGCCCCGACTCGAAGTCGCACGTCGCGCACATGAGCCGCGGCGATTTCTACTCGAGCGAGCAGTCGGCGGTCCTGGAGAAGGCCGGCGAGCTCAGAATCGAGCTGACCGACGCGAGCGGCGAAAAGCACGTGCTGAAGGATCGCGTCGAAGTGCTCGACGGGGAGACCATCGCCGCCGCGGTGATGAGCTGCCGCGAGCTGCGCGCGTTCTACGAGAAGGAGATCGACGACGCCAAGTCGCAAGGAGTGCTGCTGTCCCTGCACCTCAAGGCGACGATGATGAAGGTCTCCGACCCGATCATGTTCGGGCATGCGGTCACCGTCTACTATCGGGACGTGTTCGAGAAGTACGCAACGCTTTTCGACGAGCTCGGCGTGGAGCCGAACAACGGCATCGGCGACGTCTACGCGAAGATCGAGAGCCTTCCGCGGGAGAAACGTGCGGCCATCGAGGAAGAGATCGGCGCGGTCTATCGAAAGCGGCCGCCGCTCGCGATGGTCGACTCGGACAAGGGCATCACGAACCTGCACGTGCCGAGCAACGTGATCATCGATGCTTCGATGCCGGCCGCCATCCGATCGTCGGGCAAGATGTGGGGTCCGGACGGCCGCTTGCACGACACGAAGGCCATGATCCCGGACCGCTGCTACGCGGGGATTTATCAGGCCGTGATCGATGACTGCAAGCAACACGGCGCCTTCGACGTGCGCACGATGGGCAACGTGGCGAACGTCGGGCTGATGGCGCAGAAGGCCGAGGAATACGGGTCGCACGACAAGACGTTCGAGATTTCGACGCCGGGTACGGTGCGCGTGCTCGACGCCGACGGCCGGGTGCTGACCGAGCACGCGGTCGAGGCGGGCGACATCTGGCGAATGTGCCAGACGAAGGACGTCGCCGTGCGCGACTGGGTCAAGCTCGCCGTGAGCCGCGCTCGCGCCACGGGCGCGGCCGCGATCTTCTGGCTCGACGAGCAGCGTGCGTACGACCGCAACATCATCGAGAAGACGCGCCGCTACTTGGCCGAGCACGACACGTCCGGGCTCGACATCACGATCATGTCGCCGATAGACGCGATGCGGGCGACGCTCGCGCGGGTGCGCCGCGGCGAGGATACGATCTCGGTCACCGGCAACGTGCTGCGCGATTACCTCACGGATCTCTTTCCGATCCTCGAGCTCGGCACGAGCGCGAAGATGCTGTCGATCGTGCCGCTGCTCGCCGGGGGCGGGCTGTACGAGACCGGCGCCGGCGGCTCGGCGCCGAAGCACGTGCAGCAGTTCCTCGCGGAGAACTACCTTCGCTGGGACTCGCTCGGCGAATTTCTCGCGCTGGCGGTCTCGATCGAGGATCTGGGCCGCAAGACCGGGAACGGCCGCGCGCTGGTGATCGCCGAGGCCCTGGACCGCGCGAACGGCCTGGTCCTCGAGAACAACAAGTCGCCGGCACGCAAGCTCGGGGGGCTCGACAACCGCGGCAGCCACTTCTACCTCGCGCTCTACTGGTCGCGCGCGCTCGCGGACCAGACGTCGGACCCGGGCCTCCGCACGGCTTTCGCCCCGATCGCCGAGCGCCTCGAGCGCGACGAGGCGAAGATCGTCGCGGAGCTCACCGCCGTGCAGGGGCACCCGGTCGACATCGGCGGCTACTATCATCCGGACCCGGTCCTCGTGGCCAAGGCAATGCGCCCCAGCCCGACCTTCAACGCCGTCATCGACGGAATGTGA
- the dusB gene encoding tRNA dihydrouridine synthase DusB gives MLAPMAGVTDKPFRLLCRRLGADYAVSEMTTADPRLWHTPKSRRRMDHAGEPAPVAVQIAGAEPQALAEAARRNVDQGAEIIDINMGCPAKKVCNAWAGSALLRDEALVGRILDAVVAAVDVPVSLKIRTGFDSQHRNGLRIARIAEQAGIAMLAVHGRTRDMHYTGEAEYETIAAIKQVVRIPVVANGDIDSPEKAAAVLRATQADALMLGRAAQGRPWIFREIGHFLSTGTLLPEPPLREIRDILLGHVRALHEFYGEETGVRVARKHLGWYAKDRAENAAFREVVCRAESADEQLRLTAEYFDALEAGVEWRRKAAA, from the coding sequence ATGCTCGCGCCGATGGCGGGCGTGACCGACAAGCCGTTCCGGCTGCTGTGCAGGCGGCTCGGCGCGGACTACGCCGTGTCGGAGATGACGACGGCCGATCCGCGGCTGTGGCACACGCCGAAGAGCCGCCGGCGCATGGATCACGCCGGCGAGCCGGCGCCGGTCGCGGTGCAGATCGCCGGCGCCGAGCCGCAAGCGCTGGCCGAGGCCGCGCGGCGGAACGTGGATCAGGGCGCCGAGATCATCGACATCAACATGGGCTGCCCGGCGAAGAAGGTTTGCAACGCCTGGGCCGGGTCGGCCCTGCTTCGCGACGAGGCGCTCGTCGGACGCATCCTCGACGCAGTCGTCGCGGCCGTCGACGTTCCCGTCTCGCTGAAGATTCGTACCGGCTTCGATTCTCAACACCGCAACGGCCTGCGGATCGCGCGGATCGCGGAGCAGGCGGGCATCGCGATGCTGGCCGTGCACGGCCGCACGCGCGACATGCATTACACCGGCGAGGCCGAGTACGAGACGATCGCGGCGATCAAGCAGGTCGTGCGGATACCCGTCGTCGCGAACGGCGACATCGACTCGCCCGAGAAGGCAGCAGCCGTGCTGCGGGCGACGCAGGCGGACGCGCTGATGCTCGGCCGCGCCGCGCAGGGGCGTCCGTGGATCTTCCGCGAGATCGGCCATTTCCTGTCCACCGGCACGTTGCTCCCGGAGCCACCGCTTCGCGAGATCCGCGACATCCTGCTCGGGCACGTCCGCGCGCTGCACGAGTTTTACGGTGAGGAGACCGGAGTGCGCGTCGCGCGCAAGCATCTCGGCTGGTACGCGAAGGACCGTGCGGAGAACGCCGCTTTCCGGGAGGTCGTTTGCCGCGCGGAATCGGCGGACGAGCAGCTCCGCCTGACGGCGGAATATTTCGACGCGCTGGAGGCGGGAGTCGAATGGCGACGAAAGGCGGCGGCCTGA
- a CDS encoding DUF1080 domain-containing protein, translated as MATKGGGLSGRLRPEKALRESERAPASRIAAGLLALSAAVAAGGAGAQPVSLFDGTLGGWIVENGADVDVRDGVLRVAAPRGWLRSAGQYDDFRLRVEFRFVTDDADSGIFVRAVADGTFGRGWPSNSYQVQLRNPVGESRFPPVGGIFRHGRPSGDMRFDEALAERTSTGTGEWQTLEIDMVGESLTVKLNGVQLTEASDIVNPTGYIGIQAETGIVEFRAIEIAER; from the coding sequence ATGGCGACGAAAGGCGGCGGCCTGAGCGGTCGACTTCGGCCGGAAAAGGCGCTGCGAGAATCCGAGCGAGCGCCCGCTTCACGAATCGCCGCCGGGCTCCTCGCGCTGTCGGCGGCCGTCGCGGCCGGAGGGGCCGGCGCGCAGCCGGTCTCGTTGTTCGACGGAACGCTTGGCGGATGGATCGTCGAGAACGGCGCGGACGTCGACGTGCGCGACGGCGTGCTCCGGGTGGCGGCGCCGCGCGGCTGGCTGCGTTCGGCCGGGCAGTACGACGACTTCCGGCTGCGCGTCGAGTTCCGTTTCGTGACCGACGACGCCGACAGCGGCATCTTCGTTCGCGCCGTCGCCGACGGCACGTTCGGCCGCGGCTGGCCGAGCAACAGCTATCAAGTGCAGCTGCGCAACCCCGTCGGCGAGAGCCGCTTCCCGCCGGTAGGGGGCATTTTTCGCCACGGCCGCCCTTCCGGCGACATGCGTTTCGACGAGGCGCTCGCGGAACGCACGTCCACGGGCACCGGCGAGTGGCAGACGCTCGAGATCGACATGGTTGGAGAGTCGCTCACCGTGAAGCTGAACGGCGTCCAGTTGACCGAAGCGTCCGACATCGTGAACCCTACCGGCTACATCGGCATCCAGGCGGAGACCGGAATCGTCGAGTTCCGTGCGATCGAGATCGCCGAGCGTTGA
- a CDS encoding efflux RND transporter periplasmic adaptor subunit — MPSKNRAAWGAAGAALLAIPWLTACEQPAAQQAAQPRVPVTSLEVRAGELPLALEYAAELHGVREVEVRARVSGILLKRLYDEGAPVKAGEVLFRIDPAPFRANVERARAELGLQQANLRQAEREHDRILPLFDQGLASQRDRDNAVAAYETARAAVAAAEAALRTAELELSYTDVRAPIDGLTSREVRSEGSLITAGTDSSLLTYIVQTDRMYVDFAVPEADAGRLRAALAENPAEVRVRVIGPPGTRPATAQIEFIAPRVDEATGTVAVRALFDNDDGVWLPGQVARARIEGVSVEDALVIPKRAIMNGAQGTFVWRIDESGAVAAQPIEVGVSSGNYAAVTNGLSSSDRIVVDGLLKVQPGALVEATPIRAAQGGGVSAEGSR, encoded by the coding sequence GTGCCGAGCAAGAATAGGGCTGCGTGGGGCGCCGCCGGCGCAGCGCTGCTCGCGATCCCGTGGCTCACCGCTTGCGAGCAGCCGGCCGCCCAGCAGGCGGCCCAGCCCCGCGTCCCGGTCACCTCTCTGGAAGTGCGCGCCGGTGAGCTTCCGCTCGCGCTCGAGTATGCCGCAGAGCTCCACGGCGTCCGCGAGGTCGAGGTGCGGGCACGGGTCTCGGGCATCCTGCTCAAGCGGCTGTACGACGAAGGGGCGCCGGTCAAAGCCGGCGAGGTGCTGTTCAGGATCGACCCGGCGCCGTTTCGGGCGAACGTCGAGCGCGCACGCGCCGAGCTCGGCTTGCAGCAGGCCAACTTGCGACAAGCCGAGCGCGAGCACGATCGCATCTTGCCGCTGTTCGATCAGGGGCTCGCAAGCCAGCGGGATCGCGACAACGCGGTCGCGGCATACGAGACGGCGCGGGCGGCCGTGGCTGCCGCGGAAGCGGCGCTGCGCACGGCCGAGCTCGAGCTCTCCTACACGGACGTGCGCGCGCCGATCGACGGGCTGACGAGCCGGGAGGTGCGCTCGGAAGGCAGCCTCATCACGGCCGGCACCGACTCGAGCCTGCTCACGTATATCGTCCAGACCGATCGGATGTACGTCGATTTCGCCGTGCCCGAGGCCGACGCGGGCCGGTTGCGGGCGGCGCTTGCCGAGAATCCGGCGGAGGTGAGGGTCCGGGTCATCGGGCCGCCCGGCACGCGCCCCGCGACGGCGCAGATCGAGTTCATCGCACCGCGGGTCGACGAGGCTACCGGGACCGTCGCCGTGCGGGCGCTCTTCGACAACGACGACGGCGTATGGCTGCCCGGCCAGGTCGCGCGTGCCCGCATCGAGGGTGTGAGCGTCGAGGACGCGCTCGTGATCCCGAAGCGCGCGATCATGAATGGTGCGCAAGGGACGTTCGTGTGGCGCATCGACGAGTCGGGCGCCGTTGCCGCGCAGCCGATAGAGGTCGGAGTGTCGTCAGGCAACTATGCCGCAGTGACGAACGGCCTTTCGAGCAGCGATCGCATCGTCGTCGACGGCCTCCTGAAGGTGCAGCCGGGCGCGCTCGTCGAGGCCACCCCGATACGCGCCGCGCAAGGCGGCGGCGTTTCGGCGGAAGGCTCGCGGTGA
- a CDS encoding multidrug efflux RND transporter permease subunit: MISNYFIDRPLFATVVAAFIVIAGLAAFRALPVAMYPDITPPQVSVTTVYPGASADVVAETVAAPLEQALNGVENMLYLRSASSSSGSLEIAITFAVGTDPDIAVINVQNRVQSALQLLPEEVRRQGVTVAKTLPSFLQIITLDSPDGRYDDLFISNYATRNVLDEIRRIPGVGNVQVFGARDYSIRIWLRPDRLAELGLTPSDVAEAVREQNAQSAAGRLGDEPMHERVDMTLTVTTQSRLSDPEQFEQIVLKTGESGEIVRLGDVARVELGARDYSFGLTRKGRPVIGAAVQLAPSANALETSRAVYEKMEELAQRFPAGLTWAVPYDTSEYVRVSMREVAMTFVEAMVLVFLVVWVFLYNLRATVIPSLAVPVSLIGTFAGMYLLGFSINSLTLFGMVLAIGIVVDDAIVVLENVERHMRTEHIDSREATRRAMAEVSRPVIAIVLVLNAVFLPVAFLGGLVGEMYRQFAITIAVSVTISGFIALTLTPAMCARLLRTGEVEPKGPLRHFDTAFGKLTRLYTSGVGWVLRHGVVAAALIAVMLLATWLVARSVPTALAPNEDQGYVITIAALPPAASLQRTRAALEQLDEATFEHPAYEDNITVAGFDVQTNAQRSNAGVSFVLLKDWSEREAPGMSSQEVAAALFAAGTAIEDAFIFSLSPPPIEGMSNTGGFEGFVQMRSGSDYAALEQATQALVAAAAARPELIGVGTSYSAQVPRVQIDVDVSKAKLLGVDMDDVNVTLQSTFGAFYVNDFNRDGRVYRVQLQSEAKYRAHPEDVRDVYVRSSSGAMLPLTAIATVKSLTGPDVIERFNLFPSARLSGEPAPGYSSGQALAIMEQLAAEYLPDGFTLAWSGISFQEKTSGQNTVAIFGLAVLMVFLILAAQYERLTLPFAVILAVPFAVFGAFMAVWLRGIYNDLYLQIGLVTLVGLAAKNAILIVEFAAHMHREGMTRVQAAVEAARLRFRPIVMTSLAFILGVVPLAVSSGAGAASRHSIGTGVIGGMLAATFIAVLFIPLFYVWSSRVGARLRGERRSA; encoded by the coding sequence GTGATCTCGAACTATTTCATCGACCGGCCGCTCTTCGCGACCGTGGTCGCCGCTTTCATCGTGATCGCGGGCCTCGCGGCGTTTCGCGCGCTGCCGGTCGCGATGTACCCGGACATCACGCCGCCGCAGGTGAGCGTCACGACGGTGTATCCCGGCGCGAGCGCCGACGTCGTTGCCGAGACCGTCGCCGCGCCTCTCGAGCAGGCGCTCAACGGCGTCGAGAACATGCTGTACCTGCGCTCGGCGAGCTCGTCGAGCGGCTCGCTCGAGATTGCGATCACGTTCGCCGTCGGAACCGACCCCGACATCGCGGTGATCAACGTCCAGAACCGCGTGCAGAGCGCGCTCCAACTGCTCCCGGAGGAGGTGCGCCGGCAGGGCGTGACCGTCGCGAAAACCCTGCCGAGCTTCCTCCAGATCATCACGCTCGACTCTCCCGACGGCCGTTACGACGATCTCTTCATCTCGAATTACGCGACGCGGAACGTGCTCGACGAGATTCGCCGCATCCCCGGCGTCGGCAACGTGCAGGTGTTCGGCGCCCGCGACTACTCGATTCGAATCTGGCTTCGGCCCGACCGCTTGGCCGAGCTCGGGCTGACGCCCTCCGACGTCGCCGAAGCGGTGCGGGAGCAGAACGCGCAGTCTGCCGCCGGCCGGCTCGGCGACGAGCCGATGCACGAGCGCGTCGATATGACGCTCACCGTGACGACTCAGTCCCGGCTGTCCGACCCGGAGCAGTTCGAGCAGATCGTGCTGAAGACCGGCGAATCGGGCGAGATCGTGCGTCTCGGCGACGTGGCGCGTGTCGAGCTCGGCGCGCGTGACTACTCCTTTGGGCTGACGCGCAAGGGCCGTCCCGTCATCGGCGCGGCAGTGCAGCTCGCACCGTCGGCGAACGCGCTCGAGACGTCGCGGGCCGTGTACGAGAAGATGGAGGAGCTCGCGCAGCGCTTCCCCGCCGGGCTCACCTGGGCGGTGCCGTACGACACGAGCGAGTACGTGCGCGTCTCGATGCGCGAGGTCGCGATGACCTTCGTCGAGGCGATGGTGCTCGTGTTTCTCGTCGTCTGGGTCTTTCTGTACAACCTTCGCGCGACGGTCATTCCGTCGCTCGCGGTCCCGGTGTCGTTGATCGGTACGTTCGCCGGCATGTATTTGCTCGGCTTCTCGATCAACTCGCTCACGCTCTTCGGTATGGTGCTCGCGATCGGCATCGTCGTCGACGACGCGATCGTCGTGCTCGAGAACGTCGAGCGGCACATGCGCACGGAGCACATCGACTCGCGGGAGGCCACGCGCCGCGCGATGGCCGAGGTGAGCCGCCCGGTCATCGCGATCGTGCTGGTGCTGAACGCCGTGTTCCTGCCGGTCGCGTTCCTCGGCGGGCTGGTCGGCGAGATGTACCGGCAGTTCGCGATCACGATCGCCGTGTCGGTCACGATCTCGGGCTTCATCGCGCTCACGCTCACGCCCGCGATGTGCGCTCGGCTTCTGCGCACCGGCGAGGTCGAGCCGAAGGGGCCGCTGCGCCACTTCGATACGGCGTTCGGCAAGCTCACGCGCCTTTACACGTCGGGCGTCGGCTGGGTGCTGCGCCACGGCGTGGTCGCCGCGGCCCTGATCGCGGTCATGCTGCTCGCGACGTGGCTCGTGGCGCGCAGCGTGCCGACCGCGCTCGCGCCGAACGAGGATCAAGGCTACGTGATCACGATCGCCGCTCTGCCGCCGGCGGCGTCGCTCCAGCGCACGCGTGCCGCGCTCGAGCAGCTCGACGAGGCGACCTTCGAGCATCCCGCCTACGAGGACAACATCACCGTCGCCGGCTTCGACGTGCAGACCAACGCCCAGCGGAGCAACGCCGGCGTGAGCTTCGTGCTCCTCAAGGACTGGTCGGAGCGGGAAGCGCCGGGCATGAGCTCGCAGGAGGTGGCCGCGGCCCTGTTCGCCGCCGGCACGGCGATCGAGGACGCCTTCATCTTCTCCCTGTCGCCGCCCCCGATCGAAGGGATGTCGAACACGGGCGGCTTCGAAGGTTTCGTGCAGATGCGCTCCGGCAGCGACTACGCGGCGCTCGAGCAGGCCACGCAGGCCCTCGTCGCGGCGGCCGCGGCACGACCGGAGCTGATCGGCGTCGGCACGTCTTACTCGGCGCAGGTGCCGCGCGTGCAGATCGACGTGGACGTCTCGAAAGCGAAGCTTCTCGGCGTCGACATGGACGACGTGAACGTCACGCTGCAGAGCACGTTCGGCGCGTTCTATGTGAATGATTTCAACCGCGACGGGCGCGTGTACCGCGTGCAGCTTCAGTCCGAGGCGAAGTATCGTGCCCATCCCGAGGACGTGCGCGACGTCTATGTGCGCTCCTCGAGCGGTGCGATGCTGCCGCTCACGGCCATTGCGACGGTGAAGTCCCTCACCGGCCCCGACGTCATCGAGCGCTTCAACCTGTTCCCGTCCGCGCGCCTGTCGGGCGAGCCGGCACCGGGCTACAGCTCGGGACAAGCGCTCGCGATCATGGAGCAGCTCGCGGCCGAGTATCTGCCGGACGGCTTCACGCTCGCCTGGTCGGGAATCTCGTTTCAGGAAAAGACGAGCGGCCAGAACACCGTCGCGATCTTCGGCCTCGCCGTGCTCATGGTATTTCTGATCCTCGCCGCGCAGTACGAGCGGTTGACGCTGCCGTTCGCCGTCATTCTCGCGGTGCCGTTCGCCGTGTTCGGCGCCTTCATGGCGGTGTGGCTGCGGGGTATCTACAACGACCTGTACCTTCAGATCGGGCTCGTCACGCTGGTCGGGCTCGCGGCGAAGAACGCGATCCTGATCGTCGAGTTCGCCGCGCACATGCATCGGGAAGGGATGACCCGGGTGCAGGCCGCCGTCGAAGCGGCGCGGCTTCGCTTTCGGCCGATCGTGATGACATCGCTCGCGTTCATCCTCGGCGTCGTGCCGCTCGCGGTCAGCTCGGGCGCAGGGGCCGCGAGCCGTCACTCGATCGGGACGGGCGTGATCGGCGGAATGCTGGCGGCGACCTTCATCGCCGTGCTGTTCATCCCGTTGTTCTACGTCTGGAGCTCGCGGGTCGGCGCCCGTCTTCGCGGGGAACGCCGCTCCGCGTGA
- a CDS encoding DUF6496 domain-containing protein, protein MARKYGKKASKKVERAMRERKRGKLRSGKSGKKVKSRKQAIAIGLAEARREGAKVPGKPGSRKKGSKKKASKKKASKKKASGKKRSSRNKSKKKSTRKRTTKKRSKS, encoded by the coding sequence ATGGCGAGAAAGTACGGCAAGAAGGCGTCGAAAAAGGTCGAGCGCGCGATGCGGGAGCGCAAACGCGGCAAGCTGCGCAGCGGCAAGTCCGGGAAAAAGGTGAAGAGCCGTAAGCAGGCGATCGCGATCGGGCTCGCCGAGGCGCGCCGCGAAGGTGCGAAAGTGCCGGGCAAGCCGGGGAGCAGGAAGAAGGGCTCGAAGAAGAAAGCCTCGAAGAAAAAGGCCTCGAAGAAAAAGGCATCCGGCAAGAAGCGGTCGAGCCGGAACAAGAGCAAGAAGAAATCGACCCGGAAGCGAACGACGAAGAAGCGCTCGAAAAGCTAG
- the cueR gene encoding Cu(I)-responsive transcriptional regulator — translation MSRRTASPVELDAARKAGYFNIGEAAEAAGVSAKMIRYYESIGLIPKAARTFANYRLYGPDDVHTLRFIRRARELGFPIEQIRTLLGLWQERRPSAEVKRVALAHIAELEDKIRALDAMRKTLVHLADSCHGDDRPTCPILEELTRPD, via the coding sequence ATGAGCAGGAGAACGGCGAGCCCCGTCGAGCTCGACGCGGCCCGCAAAGCCGGCTACTTCAACATCGGCGAGGCGGCCGAGGCGGCGGGCGTGTCCGCGAAGATGATCCGCTACTACGAGTCGATCGGGCTGATCCCGAAAGCGGCGCGCACCTTCGCGAACTACCGCCTGTACGGCCCGGACGACGTGCATACGCTTCGCTTCATCCGCCGTGCGCGCGAGCTCGGGTTCCCGATCGAGCAAATCCGCACATTGCTCGGGCTGTGGCAAGAGCGGCGGCCGAGCGCCGAGGTCAAGCGCGTCGCGCTCGCGCACATCGCCGAGCTCGAAGACAAGATCCGGGCGCTCGATGCCATGCGAAAAACACTCGTTCACCTCGCGGACAGCTGTCACGGCGACGATCGCCCAACCTGCCCGATCCTGGAGGAGCTGACCCGCCCCGATTGA